In one Planctomycetota bacterium genomic region, the following are encoded:
- a CDS encoding site-2 protease family protein, which translates to MVDGANIVGLVLRLPVVLFALTIHEFMHAWTAYKCGDDTAYRMGRVTLNPLPHLDLIGTLCLLFAPIGWAKPVPIQPMNFRRPRRDDILVSGAGIAANFALGIACGLALRFAAAPLAGTGRLGALFLFLLYMGCFINFGLAVFNLLPVPPLDGSHILEHLLPRRLAARYALFRRKAAMALVGLIVANYFLSDALGFSPLGYPILCLVRLFAGADWA; encoded by the coding sequence TTGGTTGACGGCGCCAATATTGTGGGACTGGTCCTGCGTCTGCCCGTGGTCCTCTTCGCCCTGACGATCCACGAGTTTATGCACGCGTGGACGGCGTACAAGTGCGGGGACGACACCGCCTACCGCATGGGCCGGGTCACCCTGAATCCCCTGCCCCATCTGGACCTGATCGGAACGCTGTGCCTGCTGTTCGCGCCCATCGGGTGGGCGAAGCCCGTGCCCATCCAGCCGATGAACTTTCGGCGGCCCCGCCGCGACGACATTCTCGTGAGCGGCGCGGGCATAGCGGCGAACTTCGCGCTCGGCATCGCGTGTGGCCTGGCGCTGCGCTTTGCCGCCGCCCCGCTCGCCGGGACCGGCCGTCTCGGCGCCCTTTTCCTCTTCCTCCTCTACATGGGGTGCTTCATCAACTTCGGCTTGGCGGTCTTCAACCTCCTGCCCGTGCCGCCGCTCGATGGTTCGCACATCCTCGAGCACCTGCTGCCCCGGCGCCTGGCGGCCCGCTACGCCCTTTTTCGGCGGAAGGCGGCCATGGCCCTGGTGGGGCTCATCGTGGCAAACTACTTCCTCAGCGACGCACTAGGCTTCAGCCCGCTGGGCTACCCGATCCTCTGCCTCGTGCGCCTCTTCGCAGGAGCCGATTGGGCCTGA